The following proteins come from a genomic window of Labeo rohita strain BAU-BD-2019 chromosome 25, IGBB_LRoh.1.0, whole genome shotgun sequence:
- the fancf gene encoding Fanconi anemia group F protein, protein MEAVLRHLNNILELLAVSQTDRVREWDRHTTLRAFQWAEYCEQLHSRFQSNLTVRSALESGLNDTKQRLQETLPSYSPVMFSELAQCQHMLLVNLLRNPSAESSVIRVLFTDEQESRFDQNSLIMCKSAFNLLCRTLDRTCHAGLQTEAVVRGKLLGKLLNSVLSRSGNDEYARTLLDSILHDSAGKLESLCDIIAAALLPTNDETSSVTQHFIIAWLRDHDGCFSKLCRSLSPAVCTVLSRQSSEFKHAYLGVLKQWASCLEFDVLESLWVQTSDGPVTFNMLTDRFKDLLNSGPPLKEETETELKTLKHEAGDFNVKGINIWTDLIIQLKL, encoded by the coding sequence ATGGAGGCTGTGCTGAGACACCTGAACAACATACTGGAATTACTGGCCGTGTCTCAAACTGACCGCGTACGTGAATGGGACCGTCACACCACGCTCCGGGCGTTTCAGTGGGCTGAGTACTGCGAGCAGCTCCACTCCCGCTTCCAGTCCAACCTCACGGTCCGCTCCGCGCTGGAGTCCGGTCTGAATGACACTAAGCAGCGCCTGCAGGAAACTCTGCCATCGTACTCTCCAGTCATGTTCTCTGAACTGGCTCAGTGTCAACACATGTTGCTCGTTAATTTACTCAGAAACCCTTCCGCGGAGAGCTCCGTTATCCGAGTGCTTTTCACAGATGAACAGGAATCCCGGTTTGATCAGAACAGCCTCATTATGTGCAAATCAGCGTTTAATCTGTTATGCCGCACGCTGGACAGGACTTGTCATGCTGGGTTACAGACTGAAGCAGTGGTCAGAGGCAAACTGCTCGGGAAGCTCTTGAACTCTGTGCTGAGTCGGTCTGGTAATGACGAGTATGCGAGAACACTGCTGGATTCCATCCTTCATGACAGCGCGGGAAAACTGGAAAGCCTTTGTGACATCATAGCAGCTGCGCTCCTTCCAACTAATGACGAAACGAGCTCCGTCACTCAGCACTTTATCATCGCCTGGCTGCGGGACCACGATGGATGTTTCAGCAAACTGTGCAGATCTCTTTCTCCTGCTGTTTGTACTGTCCTCTCCCGACAGTCTTCAGAGTTTAAACACGCATATTTGGGTGTTTTGAAACAGTGGGCGTCCTGCTTGGAGTTTGACGTCTTGGAGAGTCTATGGGTGCAGACGTCAGATGGGCCAGTTACCTTCAACATGCTGACTGATCgatttaaagatttattaaatTCAGGACCACCATTAAAAGAGGAGACAGAAACTGAACTCAAAACACTCAAACACGAAGCGGGAGACTTTAATGTGAAAGGCATTAATATATGGACTGATCTAATCATCCAGCTAAAGCTGTAA